A single window of Archangium gephyra DNA harbors:
- a CDS encoding COX15/CtaA family protein, which translates to MSASVSSRGFRVLSWSTLVYTLAVVLWGAFVRATGSGAGCGDHWPVCNGEVVPRAPTLQTLIEYTHRLTSGLAMVLAVVLCVWGLRAHAKGHPVRKAAVFSLVFMVTEAALGAGLVLFKMVAGNESLARAWWMAAHLLNTFLLVGAMALACWWAGGRERLTWRQQGLTGWLVGASIVGLLVLGVSGAIAALGDTLFPASSLADGFRQDISPTAHVLLRLRVLHPALAVMVGALVVFSATTVARLRPSPETKRAAAQLGVLYGLQLMAGVVNLVLLAPVWMQLVHLLLADVVWIVLVRLSAAGLAVGAPRADESPAPAPSLT; encoded by the coding sequence ATGAGCGCTTCCGTGTCCTCCCGAGGCTTCCGAGTCCTGAGCTGGTCCACCCTCGTCTACACGCTGGCCGTGGTGCTGTGGGGCGCGTTCGTGCGAGCCACGGGCTCGGGAGCGGGGTGTGGAGACCACTGGCCGGTGTGCAACGGCGAGGTGGTACCGCGCGCGCCCACGCTGCAGACGCTCATCGAGTACACGCACCGGCTGACGAGCGGGCTGGCGATGGTGCTGGCGGTGGTGCTGTGCGTGTGGGGGCTGAGGGCGCACGCGAAGGGGCACCCGGTGCGCAAGGCGGCCGTCTTCTCGCTCGTCTTCATGGTGACGGAGGCGGCGTTGGGCGCGGGGCTGGTGCTCTTCAAGATGGTGGCGGGCAACGAGTCGCTGGCGCGGGCCTGGTGGATGGCGGCGCACCTCCTCAACACCTTCCTGCTGGTGGGGGCGATGGCGCTGGCGTGCTGGTGGGCGGGAGGCCGGGAGCGGCTGACGTGGCGTCAACAGGGGCTCACGGGGTGGCTGGTGGGCGCAAGCATCGTGGGGCTGCTGGTGCTGGGGGTGAGCGGGGCCATCGCGGCGTTGGGGGACACGCTCTTCCCGGCGTCGAGCCTGGCGGACGGCTTCCGCCAGGACATCTCGCCCACGGCGCACGTGCTGCTGCGGCTGAGGGTGCTGCACCCGGCGCTGGCAGTGATGGTGGGAGCGCTGGTGGTGTTCTCGGCGACGACGGTGGCGCGGCTGAGGCCCTCGCCGGAGACGAAGCGGGCGGCGGCGCAGCTGGGCGTGCTCTACGGGCTGCAGCTGATGGCGGGGGTGGTGAACCTGGTGCTGCTGGCGCCGGTGTGGATGCAGTTGGTGCACCTGCTGCTGGCGGACGTGGTGTGGATCGTCCTGGTGCGGCTGAGCGCGGCGGGGCTGGCGGTGGGAGCGCCCAGGGCGGACGAGAGCCCCGCCCCGGCCCCTTCACTCACCTGA
- a CDS encoding sigma-54-dependent transcriptional regulator: MSRNEAEALGPEAIRALRGERSRAAFARQLGVTPLTVYRWELPEAAAQARRPRGRVMEALRQLAEGGQPAVPPPLRPSLSVLRQDLSREERARLSPCLTLLQRADWRAAEDALLGLLTSGALRSTGARALAAAGLAYVYRWGFEDARRAFTVLLPHLDEAESGTLPEAAAAHVHAMAANLFASPDGRIFDAGKVNVHVARAEALLGPHVFSSGEVRCHLRVAELAAAFYLGTPELIIRQYGRLEEALTGVADPTLRLLASDAIAHETAFRGEASLATRRFRETAQAAARMGYAFLEARNLGFLAQRRLDEACEPGEALALMRRAREVAWSGRIPRGISFVYAARAEADALMRLGRFPEAEAVLDQGEVVTEELRWTPHHLVGQRIRLLYLTGRYADIRELAARLSRYEGPIQQSLTRVYGCFAQALADWAEGHVQRAAEGYATAHARVLEVGGWPYLRRDCLIGEVGTRAAAYQLPEARAALRRARSMLEQFPSAWHTALLHRQEGLLLVREGHWREAREKLEASLATFTLAGDQPEAALTRRTLALTARALGEAGTEAVLAQCEEELRRYGITPPMDFSADLPPAQEAPSPEAAPRLGAESLVVPFERLAVRGMGAPLIQRELVAVLEGLFPGRAARLEELDSQGRATPLLGGEPGVPASEWVEFGDGCGRRLRVGVAGPLPADGRALLQALARLAGFALEVAVLRGFAQAEPPLREPESTPEVPGFIAASPAMRKLKTELAGLSGSRATVIVTGESGSGKEVVARALHQLSARAERPYVAFNCAAVPRELFEGQLFGHRRGAYTGAATDHPGVIRTAHGGTLFLDEIGELPLEVQPKLLRFLENGEIFPLGETRPAQVDVRVIAATHRDLGQLVREGRFREDLYYRLQVVPVHVPPLRERREDIIALARHFVNQLSPEGKEPPQLGPDALAALVAHPWPGNVRELRNVIERSLAFGSLPAVLGADRLRIAG; this comes from the coding sequence GTGTCGAGGAACGAAGCAGAGGCGTTGGGACCCGAGGCGATTCGCGCGCTGCGCGGAGAGCGGAGCCGCGCGGCGTTCGCCCGGCAGCTCGGCGTCACCCCCCTCACCGTGTACCGCTGGGAGCTCCCGGAGGCCGCCGCGCAGGCCCGCCGTCCCCGGGGCCGGGTGATGGAGGCCTTGCGCCAGCTCGCCGAGGGCGGCCAGCCAGCCGTGCCCCCCCCTCTCCGCCCGTCCCTCAGCGTGCTCCGGCAGGACCTGTCCCGCGAGGAGCGCGCCCGGCTGTCTCCCTGCCTGACGCTGCTGCAACGGGCCGACTGGCGCGCCGCGGAGGACGCGCTGCTGGGGCTGCTCACCTCGGGCGCCCTGCGCTCCACGGGCGCGCGGGCCCTGGCGGCCGCGGGCCTGGCCTACGTGTACCGCTGGGGCTTCGAGGACGCGCGGCGCGCCTTCACCGTGCTGCTGCCCCACCTGGACGAGGCCGAGTCGGGCACGCTGCCCGAGGCCGCCGCCGCCCACGTGCATGCCATGGCCGCCAACCTCTTCGCCTCGCCGGACGGCCGCATCTTCGACGCGGGCAAGGTGAACGTGCACGTGGCGCGCGCCGAGGCCCTGCTGGGCCCCCACGTCTTCTCCAGCGGGGAGGTGCGCTGCCACCTGCGCGTGGCGGAGCTCGCCGCGGCCTTCTACCTGGGCACCCCCGAGCTCATCATCCGCCAGTACGGGCGGCTGGAGGAGGCGCTGACGGGGGTGGCGGATCCGACGCTGCGGCTGCTGGCCTCGGATGCCATCGCCCACGAGACGGCCTTCCGGGGCGAGGCCTCGCTGGCCACCCGGCGCTTCCGCGAGACGGCGCAGGCCGCGGCGCGCATGGGCTATGCCTTCCTCGAGGCGCGCAACCTCGGCTTCCTCGCGCAGCGCCGGCTGGACGAGGCGTGTGAGCCCGGCGAGGCGCTCGCCCTGATGCGCCGCGCCCGCGAGGTGGCCTGGAGTGGACGCATCCCCCGGGGCATCTCCTTCGTCTACGCCGCGCGCGCGGAGGCGGACGCGCTGATGCGCCTGGGCCGCTTCCCCGAGGCCGAGGCGGTGCTGGACCAGGGGGAGGTGGTGACCGAGGAGCTGCGCTGGACGCCGCACCACCTGGTGGGGCAGCGCATCCGGCTGCTGTACCTCACCGGCCGCTACGCGGACATCCGCGAGCTGGCGGCGCGCCTGTCCCGCTATGAGGGCCCCATCCAGCAGTCCCTCACCCGCGTCTACGGCTGCTTCGCGCAGGCGCTGGCGGACTGGGCCGAGGGCCACGTGCAGCGGGCCGCGGAGGGCTACGCCACCGCCCACGCGCGGGTGCTGGAGGTGGGCGGCTGGCCCTACCTGCGGCGCGACTGCCTCATCGGCGAGGTGGGGACGCGCGCCGCCGCGTACCAGCTGCCGGAGGCCCGCGCGGCCCTGCGCCGGGCCCGCTCCATGCTGGAGCAGTTCCCCTCCGCCTGGCACACCGCGCTGCTGCACCGCCAGGAGGGCCTGCTGCTCGTGCGCGAGGGCCACTGGCGCGAGGCCCGCGAGAAGCTGGAGGCCTCGCTGGCCACCTTCACCCTCGCGGGAGATCAGCCCGAGGCCGCCCTCACCCGCCGCACGCTGGCCCTGACGGCGCGCGCCCTGGGCGAGGCGGGCACCGAGGCCGTGCTCGCCCAATGCGAGGAGGAGCTGCGCCGCTACGGCATCACCCCGCCCATGGACTTCAGCGCGGACCTCCCCCCCGCGCAGGAGGCCCCCTCCCCGGAGGCGGCGCCCCGGCTGGGGGCCGAGTCGCTGGTGGTGCCCTTCGAGCGGCTCGCCGTGCGCGGCATGGGCGCCCCGCTCATCCAGCGCGAGCTGGTGGCGGTGCTCGAGGGGCTGTTTCCCGGCCGCGCCGCGCGCCTGGAGGAGCTGGACTCGCAGGGCCGCGCCACGCCGCTGCTGGGCGGCGAGCCCGGCGTGCCCGCCAGCGAGTGGGTGGAGTTCGGCGACGGGTGTGGCCGCCGGCTGCGCGTGGGCGTGGCGGGCCCGCTGCCCGCGGACGGACGGGCCCTGCTCCAGGCCCTGGCGCGCCTGGCGGGCTTCGCGCTGGAGGTGGCCGTGCTGCGCGGCTTCGCCCAGGCGGAGCCCCCGCTGCGCGAGCCCGAGAGCACACCCGAGGTGCCCGGCTTCATCGCCGCCTCGCCCGCAATGCGCAAGCTGAAGACGGAGCTGGCGGGGCTGAGCGGCTCACGCGCCACCGTCATCGTCACCGGCGAGTCCGGCAGCGGCAAGGAGGTGGTGGCCCGCGCGCTCCACCAGCTGTCGGCCCGCGCCGAGCGGCCCTACGTCGCCTTCAACTGCGCCGCGGTGCCGCGCGAGCTCTTCGAGGGCCAGCTCTTCGGCCACCGGCGCGGCGCCTACACCGGCGCGGCCACGGACCACCCGGGTGTCATCCGCACCGCCCACGGGGGCACGCTCTTCCTGGACGAGATTGGAGAGCTGCCGCTCGAGGTCCAGCCCAAGCTGCTGCGCTTCCTGGAGAACGGGGAAATCTTCCCCCTGGGCGAGACGCGGCCGGCGCAGGTGGACGTGCGCGTCATCGCCGCCACGCACCGGGACCTGGGCCAGCTGGTGCGCGAGGGGCGCTTCCGCGAGGACCTCTACTACCGGCTGCAGGTGGTGCCCGTGCACGTGCCCCCGCTGCGCGAGCGGCGCGAGGACATCATCGCCCTGGCGCGCCACTTCGTGAACCAGCTCAGCCCCGAGGGCAAGGAGCCGCCGCAGCTGGGGCCGGACGCGCTGGCCGCGCTGGTGGCGCACCCCTGGCCCGGCAACGTGCGCGAGCTGCGCAACGTCATCGAGCGCTCGCTCGCCTTTGGCTCGCTGCCGGCGGTGCTGGGGGCGGACAGGCTGCGCATCGCGGGCTGA
- a CDS encoding Rpn family recombination-promoting nuclease/putative transposase: MSGPHDRFIRYVLEHSRRAAALLYTLLPPGLAARVDWSTLRSQSTAVVDTAIRETRNDLLFSVRLRGSARPAFILLEHQSSVDGRMAARMLEYVSRLLHHWEQQHPSGGPRPLILPVVLYHGPRGWTAPRRFEALLGVPLAQARREGWLKHLVRLEYVLFDLMARSERELKTLACPPLVRLALVLLRLTSTRELNRRLMHQVDLFKEVYGSPEGRRELDAVVYYLQERGTKTTGEVTRRVLACVMREQRVEALMWTEGQRLRAEGRKVGRAQGRAEGRAEGLAEAVLRILAARGVRMGDKTRQRILGCTDLATLDRWFERALHARRLSDVLKEPGTSS; encoded by the coding sequence ATGTCCGGACCTCATGACCGCTTCATCCGCTACGTGCTGGAGCACTCCAGGCGGGCCGCGGCCCTGCTGTACACGCTGCTGCCCCCGGGTCTCGCCGCGCGGGTGGACTGGTCCACCCTGAGAAGCCAGTCGACGGCCGTCGTGGACACGGCCATCCGCGAGACGCGGAATGATCTGCTCTTCTCGGTCCGGCTGCGCGGCAGCGCACGGCCGGCCTTCATCCTCCTGGAGCACCAGTCCAGCGTGGATGGCCGCATGGCGGCACGCATGCTCGAGTACGTGTCGCGGCTGCTCCATCACTGGGAGCAACAGCACCCGTCCGGCGGGCCGCGGCCCCTCATCCTCCCGGTGGTGCTCTACCACGGGCCCCGAGGATGGACGGCGCCCCGGCGGTTCGAGGCGTTGTTGGGGGTTCCCCTGGCGCAGGCGCGGCGGGAGGGCTGGCTGAAACACCTGGTGCGCCTGGAGTACGTGCTGTTCGACCTGATGGCCCGGAGCGAGCGGGAGCTGAAGACACTCGCCTGCCCGCCGCTGGTGAGATTGGCCCTGGTGTTGCTGCGCCTGACCAGCACCCGGGAGCTGAACAGGCGCCTGATGCACCAGGTAGACCTGTTCAAGGAGGTGTACGGCTCACCCGAGGGAAGGAGGGAGTTGGATGCGGTCGTCTACTACCTCCAGGAGCGGGGGACGAAGACTACTGGAGAAGTCACCCGGCGGGTGTTAGCTTGCGTGATGCGGGAACAACGAGTGGAGGCACTGATGTGGACAGAGGGACAGCGGCTCCGGGCGGAAGGACGCAAGGTGGGGCGGGCGCAGGGACGGGCGGAGGGGCGTGCGGAGGGACTGGCCGAAGCGGTGCTTCGGATCCTCGCCGCCCGGGGCGTGCGCATGGGTGACAAGACCCGCCAGCGCATCCTGGGGTGTACGGACCTGGCCACGCTCGATCGCTGGTTCGAGCGGGCCTTGCACGCCAGGAGGCTCTCCGATGTGCTCAAGGAGCCGGGGACCTCCTCCTGA
- a CDS encoding NAD-dependent succinate-semialdehyde dehydrogenase, which produces MSFATVDPTTGRTLRTFPPHTPDEVEARLRRAEETFRTFRHTPLAERAGWMKRAGELLETEADAYGRMMTQEMGKPLEAARAEARKCATACHYYARNAERFLADEPVDTAPDQSFVRYQPLGPVLAIMPWNFPFWQVVRFAAPALMAGNVGLLKHAHNVPQCALALEELFLRAGFPQGVFQTLLVDVAGVRRLIEDPRIRAVTLTGSEGAGRDVGQRAGGQLKKVVLELGGSDPFVVLPGADLDAAVETAVKARLINNGQSCIAAKRFIATEPIYEEFERRFLERMRRAVVGDPLEAKTEVGPLALESIRDGLHQQVERSVAAGAKLLLGGLKPSGPGFWYPPTVLAQPPPGSPAYMEEMFGPVAVLFRAKDARDALRIANDSPYGLGASVWTRDEAEQRFFIDGLEAGTVAVNGMVASDPRLPFGGVKASGHGRELARHGLLEFLNIKTVRISNPSAPAPARTQAQASE; this is translated from the coding sequence ATGAGCTTCGCCACCGTCGACCCCACCACCGGTAGGACGCTGCGCACCTTTCCCCCCCACACGCCGGACGAGGTGGAGGCGCGGCTGCGGCGGGCCGAGGAGACGTTCCGCACCTTTCGCCACACCCCGCTGGCCGAGCGCGCCGGGTGGATGAAGCGGGCGGGGGAGCTGCTGGAGACGGAGGCGGACGCGTACGGGCGGATGATGACGCAGGAGATGGGCAAGCCGCTGGAGGCCGCGCGCGCCGAGGCCCGCAAGTGCGCCACGGCCTGCCACTACTACGCGCGCAACGCCGAGCGCTTCCTCGCGGACGAGCCGGTGGACACCGCGCCGGACCAGAGCTTCGTGCGCTACCAGCCGCTGGGGCCAGTGCTGGCCATCATGCCGTGGAACTTCCCCTTCTGGCAGGTGGTGCGCTTCGCCGCCCCCGCGCTCATGGCGGGCAACGTGGGGCTGCTCAAACACGCGCACAACGTGCCCCAGTGCGCGCTCGCGCTGGAGGAGCTCTTCCTGCGCGCGGGCTTCCCCCAGGGGGTGTTCCAGACGCTGCTGGTGGACGTGGCGGGGGTGCGCCGGCTGATTGAAGACCCGCGCATCCGCGCGGTGACGCTCACCGGCAGCGAGGGCGCCGGGCGGGACGTGGGGCAGCGCGCGGGCGGGCAGCTCAAGAAGGTGGTGCTGGAGCTGGGAGGGAGTGATCCCTTCGTGGTGCTGCCGGGCGCGGACCTGGACGCGGCGGTGGAGACGGCGGTGAAGGCCCGCCTCATCAACAACGGCCAGTCCTGCATCGCCGCCAAGCGCTTCATCGCCACCGAGCCCATCTATGAGGAGTTCGAGCGCCGCTTCCTCGAGCGGATGCGCCGCGCCGTGGTGGGGGACCCGTTGGAGGCGAAGACGGAGGTGGGGCCGCTCGCCCTGGAGAGCATCCGCGACGGGCTGCACCAGCAGGTGGAGCGCAGCGTGGCCGCGGGGGCGAAGCTGCTGCTGGGGGGCCTCAAGCCCTCGGGGCCGGGTTTCTGGTACCCACCCACGGTGCTGGCCCAGCCTCCGCCGGGCTCTCCGGCGTATATGGAGGAGATGTTCGGCCCGGTGGCCGTGCTCTTCCGCGCGAAGGATGCCCGGGACGCGCTGCGCATCGCCAACGACTCGCCCTATGGGCTGGGCGCCAGCGTGTGGACGCGCGACGAGGCCGAGCAACGCTTCTTCATCGACGGGCTGGAGGCCGGCACGGTGGCCGTCAACGGCATGGTGGCGAGTGACCCTCGCCTGCCCTTCGGCGGCGTGAAGGCCTCGGGCCACGGGCGAGAGCTGGCGCGCCACGGGCTGCTCGAGTTCCTCAACATCAAGACGGTGCGCATATCCAATCCGTCGGCCCCGGCGCCCGCGCGCACGCAGGCCCAGGCCAGCGAGTAG
- a CDS encoding class I SAM-dependent methyltransferase — MVDNIWTEFARSYDSICSQLNCYRRMAAKVLRDTEGRKYVIDAGCGTGLLSQPLVERGHTVVGFDNNPAMLGLAVGKQAQAPEEARRRWKVLEGDVRTFPREVPGEADAVLLNNVLFYVREPEQVLRQCFEHLKPGGVVIATGPRQRPDLRKVMVNSIEEWKAEGRWDEPLRAATTYHVDVTRRLVTDPNEMVTFFEPDALVDTLRRLGFSHALAADSDDYYGENYYVCMVR; from the coding sequence GTGGTCGACAACATCTGGACCGAATTCGCCAGGAGCTACGACTCCATCTGCTCCCAGCTCAACTGCTACCGCCGCATGGCCGCCAAGGTCCTCCGCGACACCGAGGGCCGCAAGTACGTCATCGACGCCGGGTGTGGCACGGGGCTGTTGAGCCAGCCGCTCGTCGAGCGGGGCCACACGGTGGTGGGCTTCGACAACAACCCGGCGATGCTCGGGCTGGCGGTGGGCAAGCAGGCGCAGGCACCCGAGGAGGCGCGCCGGCGCTGGAAGGTGCTGGAGGGGGATGTGCGCACCTTCCCCCGCGAGGTGCCGGGCGAGGCGGACGCCGTGTTGCTCAACAACGTCCTCTTCTACGTGCGCGAGCCGGAGCAGGTGCTGCGCCAGTGCTTCGAGCACCTCAAGCCGGGCGGCGTGGTCATCGCCACCGGTCCCCGGCAGCGGCCGGACCTGCGCAAGGTGATGGTCAACTCCATCGAGGAGTGGAAGGCGGAGGGCCGCTGGGATGAGCCCCTGCGCGCCGCCACCACCTACCACGTGGACGTGACGCGCAGGCTCGTCACCGACCCCAATGAGATGGTCACCTTCTTCGAGCCGGACGCGCTGGTGGACACGCTGCGGCGCCTGGGCTTCTCCCACGCGCTCGCGGCCGACAGCGACGACTACTACGGCGAGAACTACTACGTTTGCATGGTGCGCTAG
- a CDS encoding phosphatase PAP2 family protein, which produces MRRTSRELWERFHGRVGTDGIGLLATLLLLVTVGLGFIALSDEVRENETQHFDERLLLSLRRADNVEEPRGPRWLAEAARDVTALGSVSVLTLVVCAVSGFLALVRRWRTLALVLSSTMGGAVLNGFLKSHFGRPRPAVVPHLTHVLTESFPSGHAMLSAIVYLTLGALLAQLVERRRLRAYLVGVALTLTLLIGLTRVYLGVHYPTDVLGGWMAGLAWALLTAVLARGAKRRSPGLREESRGDTAPS; this is translated from the coding sequence ATGCGACGCACATCGCGGGAGCTGTGGGAGCGCTTCCACGGAAGGGTGGGGACCGACGGCATCGGGCTGCTGGCCACGCTGCTGCTGCTGGTGACGGTGGGCCTGGGGTTCATCGCGCTGTCGGATGAGGTGCGCGAGAACGAGACGCAGCACTTCGACGAGCGGCTGCTGTTGTCGCTCAGGCGCGCGGACAACGTGGAGGAGCCGAGGGGCCCGCGGTGGCTGGCCGAGGCGGCGCGGGACGTGACGGCGCTGGGCAGCGTGTCGGTGCTGACGCTGGTGGTGTGCGCGGTGAGCGGCTTCCTGGCGCTGGTGCGGCGCTGGAGGACGCTGGCGCTGGTGCTGAGCTCGACGATGGGGGGGGCGGTGCTGAACGGCTTCCTCAAGAGCCACTTCGGCCGGCCGAGGCCCGCGGTGGTGCCGCACCTCACGCACGTGCTGACGGAGAGCTTCCCCAGCGGGCACGCGATGCTGTCGGCCATCGTCTACCTGACGCTGGGGGCGCTGCTGGCGCAGCTGGTGGAGCGGCGGCGGCTGCGGGCCTACCTGGTGGGGGTGGCGCTGACGCTCACGCTGCTCATCGGCCTGACGCGGGTGTACCTCGGGGTGCACTACCCGACGGACGTGCTGGGCGGGTGGATGGCGGGGCTGGCGTGGGCGCTGCTGACGGCGGTGCTGGCCCGGGGCGCCAAGCGGCGCAGCCCCGGACTGCGCGAGGAGTCCCGGGGCGACACCGCGCCCTCATGA